The following proteins come from a genomic window of Leucoraja erinacea ecotype New England chromosome 1, Leri_hhj_1, whole genome shotgun sequence:
- the LOC129700581 gene encoding tRNA methyltransferase 10 homolog A-like isoform X1 — protein MIFGGGGGGLRDGRRCCARGDDAAGGPGWAGLGRAIGALGPTKHPIAERAAGGSTLTRSPAVRPPAYSGWVIVSIATPAASLFKHTVFEVLSTMGSEAHGKGVESSATLMEDENSKDCKVERNGTGNCKSIDEKNQLKENEWSISRGEPISKRQMKKLMREKRWHDQRDQRKYVLSDKQRRKEKKLQKRLERQTRSEDGIEESAVKRLKRDVTPSNIRVALDCSFDSLMALKDVKKLHNQIQRCYAENRKAIHPVKMYLTSHNGQLKKNMDENDKGWVNWKGITVTPNHFSEVIQKEDLIYLTSDSPNVLSELDASKAYVIGGLVDHNHHKGLTYENALKLEIAHAQLPLGNYVKMNSRKVLTVNHVFEIILAYLEKQDWDKAFFTILPQRKGAVPAGESDGTEQYCVGADSDTCDSSETRTAASETCPQEDRNPIDLNCEEKSTASKEDQHGEV, from the exons atgatCTTTGGCGGTGGAGGAGGAGGTTTGCGGGACGGTCGCCGCTGTTGTGCGCGGGGTGATGACGCTGCTGgtgggccgggctgggccgggctgggccgggctatAGGAGCTCTAGGCCCAACCAAACATCCTATAGCAGAGCGGGCTGCGGGCGGATCAACACTCACTCGCTCGCCGGCTGTCCGTCCGCCCGCTTACTCGGGGTGGGTGATCGTCTCCATCGCTACTCCCGCCGCCTCGTTGTTCAAG CATACTGTTTTTGAAGTCCTGTCCACGATGGGATCTGAAGCACATGGCAAAGGTGTAGAATCTTCTGCAACCTTGATGGAAGATGAGAATTCGAAGGATTGCAAAGTGGAACGGAATGGAACCGGTAACTGCAAATCTATTGATGAGAAAAATCAACTGAAGGAGAATGAATGGAGCATTAGCAGAGGGGAACCCATATCAAAAAGACAGATGAAGAAGTTAATGAGGGAGAAACGATGGCATGACCAAAGAGATCAACGCAAGTATGTGTTATCAGACAA GCAGAGGCGAAAAGAAAAGAAACTTCAGAAGAGGCTTGAACGTCAAACTCGGAGCGAGGATGGAATTGAAGAATCTGCCGTAAAACGCCTCAAGAGGGATGTGACTCCAAGTAACATCCGTGTGGCACTGGACTGCAGCTTTGATAGTCTAATGGCGTTAAAG GATGTCAAAAAGCTGCATAATCAGATTCAGAGGTGCTATGCAGAAAATCGAAAAGCAATACATCCTGTAAAG ATGTATTTGACCAGTCATAATGGACAGCTGAAGAAGAATATGGATGAGAATGATAAAGGATGGGTCAACTGGAAG GGAATCACTGTTACTCCGAACCATTTCAGTGAAGTAATACAGAAGGAAGATTTGATTTATCTCACCTCTGATTCCCCTAACGTGCTAAGTGAGCTGGATGCAAGCAAAGCTTATGTGATCGGTGGCTTGGTGGACCACAATCACCACAAG GGTTTAACATATGAGAATGCACTAAAGTTGGAAATCGCACATGCCCAGCTTCCTCTTGGAAATTATGTGAAGATGAATAGTCGCAAAGTCTTGACGGTTAATCATG TGTTTGAGATCATCCTTGCGTACTTGGAGAAGCAAGATTGGGATAAAGCCTTTTTCACAATCCTGCCACAACGCAAAGGAGCAGTCCCTGCAGGAGAGAGCGATGGCACTGAACAATACTGTGTCGGTGCCGACTCGGATACTTGTGACTCCTCAGAAACCAGGACTGCTGCATCAGAGACTTGTCCACAAGAAGACAGAAATCCCATTGACTTAAATTGCGAAGAGAAAAGCACAGCAAGTAAGGAAGATCAACATGGTGAAGTGTAG
- the LOC129700581 gene encoding tRNA methyltransferase 10 homolog A-like isoform X4, translating into MGSEAHGKGVESSATLMEDENSKDCKVERNGTGNCKSIDEKNQLKENEWSISRGEPISKRQMKKLMREKRWHDQRDQRKYVLSDKQRRKEKKLQKRLERQTRSEDGIEESAVKRLKRDVTPSNIRVALDCSFDSLMALKDVKKLHNQIQRCYAENRKAIHPVKMYLTSHNGQLKKNMDENDKGWVNWKGITVTPNHFSEVIQKEDLIYLTSDSPNVLSELDASKAYVIGGLVDHNHHKGLTYENALKLEIAHAQLPLGNYVKMNSRKVLTVNHVFEIILAYLEKQDWDKAFFTILPQRKGAVPAGESDGTEQYCVGADSDTCDSSETRTAASETCPQEDRNPIDLNCEEKSTASKEDQHGEV; encoded by the exons ATGGGATCTGAAGCACATGGCAAAGGTGTAGAATCTTCTGCAACCTTGATGGAAGATGAGAATTCGAAGGATTGCAAAGTGGAACGGAATGGAACCGGTAACTGCAAATCTATTGATGAGAAAAATCAACTGAAGGAGAATGAATGGAGCATTAGCAGAGGGGAACCCATATCAAAAAGACAGATGAAGAAGTTAATGAGGGAGAAACGATGGCATGACCAAAGAGATCAACGCAAGTATGTGTTATCAGACAA GCAGAGGCGAAAAGAAAAGAAACTTCAGAAGAGGCTTGAACGTCAAACTCGGAGCGAGGATGGAATTGAAGAATCTGCCGTAAAACGCCTCAAGAGGGATGTGACTCCAAGTAACATCCGTGTGGCACTGGACTGCAGCTTTGATAGTCTAATGGCGTTAAAG GATGTCAAAAAGCTGCATAATCAGATTCAGAGGTGCTATGCAGAAAATCGAAAAGCAATACATCCTGTAAAG ATGTATTTGACCAGTCATAATGGACAGCTGAAGAAGAATATGGATGAGAATGATAAAGGATGGGTCAACTGGAAG GGAATCACTGTTACTCCGAACCATTTCAGTGAAGTAATACAGAAGGAAGATTTGATTTATCTCACCTCTGATTCCCCTAACGTGCTAAGTGAGCTGGATGCAAGCAAAGCTTATGTGATCGGTGGCTTGGTGGACCACAATCACCACAAG GGTTTAACATATGAGAATGCACTAAAGTTGGAAATCGCACATGCCCAGCTTCCTCTTGGAAATTATGTGAAGATGAATAGTCGCAAAGTCTTGACGGTTAATCATG TGTTTGAGATCATCCTTGCGTACTTGGAGAAGCAAGATTGGGATAAAGCCTTTTTCACAATCCTGCCACAACGCAAAGGAGCAGTCCCTGCAGGAGAGAGCGATGGCACTGAACAATACTGTGTCGGTGCCGACTCGGATACTTGTGACTCCTCAGAAACCAGGACTGCTGCATCAGAGACTTGTCCACAAGAAGACAGAAATCCCATTGACTTAAATTGCGAAGAGAAAAGCACAGCAAGTAAGGAAGATCAACATGGTGAAGTGTAG
- the LOC129700581 gene encoding tRNA methyltransferase 10 homolog A-like isoform X3, translating to MIFGGGGGGLRDGRRCCARGDDAAGGPGWAGLGRAIGALGPTKHPIAERAAGGSTLTRSPAVRPPAYSGWVIVSIATPAASLFKHTVFEVLSTMGSEAHGKGVESSATLMEDENSKDCKVERNGTGNCKSIDEKNQLKENEWSISRGEPISKRQMKKLMREKRWHDQRDQRKYVLSDKQRRKEKKLQKRLERQTRSEDGIEESAVKRLKRDVTPSNIRVALDCSFDSLMALKMYLTSHNGQLKKNMDENDKGWVNWKGITVTPNHFSEVIQKEDLIYLTSDSPNVLSELDASKAYVIGGLVDHNHHKGLTYENALKLEIAHAQLPLGNYVKMNSRKVLTVNHVFEIILAYLEKQDWDKAFFTILPQRKGAVPAGESDGTEQYCVGADSDTCDSSETRTAASETCPQEDRNPIDLNCEEKSTASKEDQHGEV from the exons atgatCTTTGGCGGTGGAGGAGGAGGTTTGCGGGACGGTCGCCGCTGTTGTGCGCGGGGTGATGACGCTGCTGgtgggccgggctgggccgggctgggccgggctatAGGAGCTCTAGGCCCAACCAAACATCCTATAGCAGAGCGGGCTGCGGGCGGATCAACACTCACTCGCTCGCCGGCTGTCCGTCCGCCCGCTTACTCGGGGTGGGTGATCGTCTCCATCGCTACTCCCGCCGCCTCGTTGTTCAAG CATACTGTTTTTGAAGTCCTGTCCACGATGGGATCTGAAGCACATGGCAAAGGTGTAGAATCTTCTGCAACCTTGATGGAAGATGAGAATTCGAAGGATTGCAAAGTGGAACGGAATGGAACCGGTAACTGCAAATCTATTGATGAGAAAAATCAACTGAAGGAGAATGAATGGAGCATTAGCAGAGGGGAACCCATATCAAAAAGACAGATGAAGAAGTTAATGAGGGAGAAACGATGGCATGACCAAAGAGATCAACGCAAGTATGTGTTATCAGACAA GCAGAGGCGAAAAGAAAAGAAACTTCAGAAGAGGCTTGAACGTCAAACTCGGAGCGAGGATGGAATTGAAGAATCTGCCGTAAAACGCCTCAAGAGGGATGTGACTCCAAGTAACATCCGTGTGGCACTGGACTGCAGCTTTGATAGTCTAATGGCGTTAAAG ATGTATTTGACCAGTCATAATGGACAGCTGAAGAAGAATATGGATGAGAATGATAAAGGATGGGTCAACTGGAAG GGAATCACTGTTACTCCGAACCATTTCAGTGAAGTAATACAGAAGGAAGATTTGATTTATCTCACCTCTGATTCCCCTAACGTGCTAAGTGAGCTGGATGCAAGCAAAGCTTATGTGATCGGTGGCTTGGTGGACCACAATCACCACAAG GGTTTAACATATGAGAATGCACTAAAGTTGGAAATCGCACATGCCCAGCTTCCTCTTGGAAATTATGTGAAGATGAATAGTCGCAAAGTCTTGACGGTTAATCATG TGTTTGAGATCATCCTTGCGTACTTGGAGAAGCAAGATTGGGATAAAGCCTTTTTCACAATCCTGCCACAACGCAAAGGAGCAGTCCCTGCAGGAGAGAGCGATGGCACTGAACAATACTGTGTCGGTGCCGACTCGGATACTTGTGACTCCTCAGAAACCAGGACTGCTGCATCAGAGACTTGTCCACAAGAAGACAGAAATCCCATTGACTTAAATTGCGAAGAGAAAAGCACAGCAAGTAAGGAAGATCAACATGGTGAAGTGTAG
- the LOC129700581 gene encoding tRNA methyltransferase 10 homolog A-like isoform X2, protein MIFGGGGGGLRDGRRCCARGDDAAGGPGWAGLGRAIGALGPTKHPIAERAAGGSTLTRSPAVRPPAYSGWVIVSIATPAASLFKHTVFEVLSTMGSEAHGKGVESSATLMEDENSKDCKVERNGTGNCKSIDEKNQLKENEWSISRGEPISKRQMKKLMREKRWHDQRDQRKQRRKEKKLQKRLERQTRSEDGIEESAVKRLKRDVTPSNIRVALDCSFDSLMALKDVKKLHNQIQRCYAENRKAIHPVKMYLTSHNGQLKKNMDENDKGWVNWKGITVTPNHFSEVIQKEDLIYLTSDSPNVLSELDASKAYVIGGLVDHNHHKGLTYENALKLEIAHAQLPLGNYVKMNSRKVLTVNHVFEIILAYLEKQDWDKAFFTILPQRKGAVPAGESDGTEQYCVGADSDTCDSSETRTAASETCPQEDRNPIDLNCEEKSTASKEDQHGEV, encoded by the exons atgatCTTTGGCGGTGGAGGAGGAGGTTTGCGGGACGGTCGCCGCTGTTGTGCGCGGGGTGATGACGCTGCTGgtgggccgggctgggccgggctgggccgggctatAGGAGCTCTAGGCCCAACCAAACATCCTATAGCAGAGCGGGCTGCGGGCGGATCAACACTCACTCGCTCGCCGGCTGTCCGTCCGCCCGCTTACTCGGGGTGGGTGATCGTCTCCATCGCTACTCCCGCCGCCTCGTTGTTCAAG CATACTGTTTTTGAAGTCCTGTCCACGATGGGATCTGAAGCACATGGCAAAGGTGTAGAATCTTCTGCAACCTTGATGGAAGATGAGAATTCGAAGGATTGCAAAGTGGAACGGAATGGAACCGGTAACTGCAAATCTATTGATGAGAAAAATCAACTGAAGGAGAATGAATGGAGCATTAGCAGAGGGGAACCCATATCAAAAAGACAGATGAAGAAGTTAATGAGGGAGAAACGATGGCATGACCAAAGAGATCAACGCAA GCAGAGGCGAAAAGAAAAGAAACTTCAGAAGAGGCTTGAACGTCAAACTCGGAGCGAGGATGGAATTGAAGAATCTGCCGTAAAACGCCTCAAGAGGGATGTGACTCCAAGTAACATCCGTGTGGCACTGGACTGCAGCTTTGATAGTCTAATGGCGTTAAAG GATGTCAAAAAGCTGCATAATCAGATTCAGAGGTGCTATGCAGAAAATCGAAAAGCAATACATCCTGTAAAG ATGTATTTGACCAGTCATAATGGACAGCTGAAGAAGAATATGGATGAGAATGATAAAGGATGGGTCAACTGGAAG GGAATCACTGTTACTCCGAACCATTTCAGTGAAGTAATACAGAAGGAAGATTTGATTTATCTCACCTCTGATTCCCCTAACGTGCTAAGTGAGCTGGATGCAAGCAAAGCTTATGTGATCGGTGGCTTGGTGGACCACAATCACCACAAG GGTTTAACATATGAGAATGCACTAAAGTTGGAAATCGCACATGCCCAGCTTCCTCTTGGAAATTATGTGAAGATGAATAGTCGCAAAGTCTTGACGGTTAATCATG TGTTTGAGATCATCCTTGCGTACTTGGAGAAGCAAGATTGGGATAAAGCCTTTTTCACAATCCTGCCACAACGCAAAGGAGCAGTCCCTGCAGGAGAGAGCGATGGCACTGAACAATACTGTGTCGGTGCCGACTCGGATACTTGTGACTCCTCAGAAACCAGGACTGCTGCATCAGAGACTTGTCCACAAGAAGACAGAAATCCCATTGACTTAAATTGCGAAGAGAAAAGCACAGCAAGTAAGGAAGATCAACATGGTGAAGTGTAG